GATGTAGTGCCAAAAGAGTGCCGTTAAGCTGTGCCGTCTTGGCTATCGCACCCTccccagggcacaaaaaggagccgattTTTgtaactcctttttgcaccctggaaaggctggattggcatttgctgtggccccaatttggCAAAAATGGAGGCGCCTGCAGGctaccccttaggggtggtctgcacagcccctgagtctgCATCTCTTCTGCCAAAATAATCCAcaccactttggtccaaaacacattgcagaaataatccagtttgagaatgctttaactgccctgtctcagtgctagagaatcctgagaactgtagtcttgtgagacattttgctttctctgtcaagagagctctggtgccataacaaactacaattaacagaattccctaccattcaGCAAGGGCACTTAAattgctctcaaactggattatttctgcagtatggatgggactcctaactgctctggctcaatgctattgaattctgtaCTGCTGGAGTTAAGAACCATGAAAATAAGGTTTTAGTAAATGATTAAGCTTTTACTATTTGTGTAGGCAGTTACattttatatctatattttatattctttcttacttatatttatatttatatattttacattctttatatattacatttatatttatatcttactGATGTCCATAGGTGTATGTATCTTACGAATGTTCATAGTATGCATGTATTCATATGAATTTGGGAATACAGTCATTTAATATGGCCAGTGACCTCAATaaaagtgattgattgattgattgattgattgaatcctgggagctgtcattggcatttagccttctctatcagagagagctctggggccacaacaaaatacaggtcccagaattccacagcagggagccacagcagttaaagcgaaGTCAAAACGGGTTAAGAATTCACCCTATCAGCTTTCCTTGCAGGAATGCAGTGCCATTACTGGGGTGGGgggcagaccacaccaggtgatacctttTAGGCCGAAACCGGCTGTCGCATtaacctgcttccctttaaaatgctttaagagatgggggGAATAGAGGGAGGGAAACTcactgggaggagaaaagagaggctccaggatttttaaaaaattaaaaattaaaatttcaaatttttaaattttatattttaaaattttgatatatatatatatatatatatatatatatatatatatatatatatatattcttttttttatttaaaaaacaccacattttaaccAAAGCTTCACTATGtctatataaatacatttaggttgtgcgcATGACATTGTAATTTTAATTCCTCTAGTGATTTATGTCACAGCTATGAGCATAAGATTCAGTGGcttatgggaattacaatttatgaataacattagtgcaaaaaagcattactatgTATGGTgcgaaatgggaggaggaggtcaatgaagggaggggggtgacatcatgagttatcacaccaggtgaagccaccaaccctagggatgctaCTGACAGGAAGGGTGACCAAAACGCCCAACGAAAGCGGAAGTGGCCACTAGgtagattatcacactacacacctatagtgctgttattccactttaactgcactggcttgagattgacttgagggcagttaacaacaacaacaaaagtaacagAGAAAACCTTCACATGGATaggagcagtggcgtcactagggggagtgggggggtgcggaccacaccaggtgacaccctaaggactGTGTGACAcaactgctcctcaaacacctattttttggcagaaatggggactttaaaatgcattaaaagatggtgggagtggggtgaagattagtggaaggagaaaggagaggccctagaattttttttaaagttcaaatttcaaattacaaaattttaatttttaattttaaaaattgatattttttaaaaaaatctttattcattcaataaatttatttattattttaaccatATCtccactatgcatatgtaaatacatttaggttgtgcatatgatgttgtaatttgaaggtacaattttaattatgCTAGTTTTTTTATGTCGCAACtatgagtacagtgggcccttgttatctgctgggatttggctccaggactccccccccccccccatggataacaaaatccatggatgctcaggtcttaAATACTATGGCAttgcaaaatgatgtcccttatataaaatggcaaaatcaaggtttgctctctggaattaatacttttttcttttttaatattttcaaactgtggatgtttgaatttgtggataaaacaatctgtggataaggagggttgactgtattacGCTCAGTGGTAGATGGGAATTCAAATTTACAAGTTGCACTAGTCTAGTGcaaaaaaaagcattgctaaggattctgcatagtgtgaaatggaagtcagtggtgtgtgtgtgtgtgtgtgtgtgtgtgtgtgacaccaaccctaggcaATGTAGTCcataggattggtgtcacctggtgtggtcactTGTGGTGTCACCtccttgacctcctcctcccatttcacaccatacagaatccttagtaccatatatactcgactatatgtcgacctcatgtatacatcaagggcaggttttggggccaaaattatggattttgatatgacctgtggataagttgagggtaaaacttagcagcatgtaacaaaggatgtaaaggctgaagtaaaggaaaacaacgCTAAAGGTCTTTAAAAGTTTTGACAGACACAACTATTTGTGTTcacctaaagactggatggatgagatagtagagggggttAATGCTTGGTTTAGATGCTCCGAAAAGAGATTAAGTTCTCATCTTTCACCAGGGTATGCTTCctctttattttatatatatataagaattaaagtacagtacttacgttGACCTGTGGATGTCAACCCAGCTATTTTGGGACAGTTTTTTGACAAAATTTCTAgacataaataaacataaataaacaaattactgtatatatactcatgtattatatacagtaatttgtttatttatgtttgcactagttactcgtaaatcataattcctgtataccaccgaatgtaatgctaatagttgtgactgTAAACagctagcattttaaaaaaaaaattcccatgccttcaaatagcaatagcataagCGTAAGCTAAATGTGATTTATATATAcatggttaaaatgtaatgttttttaaagaaaaaattaaaaggattttttttttttttataaaataaaataaaaaataaaatattaatttaatttttaaatgaaattttaaaaatgaaattttaattttattttttttaaagaaattttaattttaatttaaaaaaccccatccCTTAGAGATGCAGGCCAgtgccacaatgtttctgcccAAACACAGGTGTTTGAGGAGAAGTGGTGCCACCCCCCAGTGctcctagggatgccactgggtaggagaggagggggggagggagggagggagggagagggcttGTGGTGGGCCTCCCCCTCATAATAAAAGAGCTGGCAACTGAGGCCGCCCTCTTGGCCACTCAGGCCGCCATTTCCTGGTGTCATGGTTCCTGTCTCCTAGCAACGGCAGCAGGCCCCGCCATCAGCATCATCAGCATCCTCATCCTCATTAGCAagagcagcagcggcagcagcagcagctaatcAGTGGCCCCTTGGCTGggcacagaagcagcagcagcagcagcagcagctccaaaCAATAACAAGAGCCTCCCAGtgggaagaaacagaaagagcCATTGAAGACCTCCATGAGcagcaagagcaggaggaggaggaggaggaggaggatgccatcCAGAGGAGCCCCACTTTGAgagccatcctcctcctcttcctcctccttccctcctcctcctcctcggccccaTGGATCccagggatgctgctgctgctttgcctgTGATTTCGAGGAGCCACTGGCGAGTGTGTTAAGGAAGCAGAGgagtggagggaggagggaaggatggaggaaAGGAGGGTGCCCTCActgcttcttctcttcctcctcctcctcctggtttttctttgctgttgtgtgtcgTGGCTGGTCTCCGTCTTCACCCACCAGAGAGGTCCCTTGGCCCGGCTGGCTCCCAAAGTTTCTCCATGGTTTCTTCCCGGGGTTTGAGGAACTTGCCTGCGGCTCTGACAGCCCCCGAGTCCCCCTggtaagaagagaaagagagaatgaacgaatgaatgaaagagagagagagagagagagagagaaaggaaagaatgaaagagagagagaaagagtggtgGTGGTCTTTTCTGGGCTTCCTAAAATACTGCCATTTTGGAACCCTGGGCTCCTGCAAAGCCAGGAAGGtgcagacttggtcctcctttccccaggacctgtcctccatttccgccttctgcccaggaggagagtcagaaaggtcctccattttgagcaggactgaggAGCCTGGGTTGACTTGGTCCTCCCtttttaaccttctgtccaggagggatacccaaatgtcctccattctgagcagggctAAGGAGCTTGGGTTGACATGTCCGAGGAGTGTTTggagctcagggtgaccagatttggtcctcctttttcaggacctgccctccacttcaaccttctttccaggagggaTGTCAAAACGTCCTCCCTTTTGAGAAGGACTAAGAAGCCTTCATTTACATTTAtgggagtgttgttgttgttattgttgttttagctTTTCTGGGGTTTTGCCCTCTAGATTTTCtagaaggtcctccatttcagccttctgcccaggagggattccaaaacgtcctccccTTGGAGCCTACATGGACATTTCCAGGAGTGTTTCTTTCAAGCTTTGGTTTGCTCAGGGCCTCCAGTTTTctggagtgtcctccatttggcggTGCCTGGTCTTCCTTGGCGGTGAGGAGCTCTGGCCACTTTGTGCAAACCCTCCTCACAAACCCTGGCTCCCAAGAGCTGTCTGTGGGACTGGGATCATCTgcatttcttccccctttttggTGCCTTTCCTGGTGTTTCTGCAGTTTTGGGGGGCTTCATCTTTTAGGAAAGAAGGGGGGTTGGGGGAGGGAATAAGGAGGGGAACCGGTGGAgctggagaggagaagaaaaacacCCTGTTATGAAATGATGGAAAGATGGAGGTGCCTGCTTGTGTCAGGCTGCTCTGACAAATAGTGGCCAGGTGTCCACCTTTTCCAGGATCTGCCCTACAAACTGTTATCCTTGTGTCCTTTTGAGCAtccctaagaagcatggattgacatTTCCAGTGTTTTGAGCAGTTTTGCTTCAGTGTCCtgattttgcagtgccttgtcctcctttgcagctgAGACATCTGGTCTTCCTGGGCACAGCAGAGGCACCTGGCTGGTTGAAAGTCCCTTGAATGGATGGATGATTGGATTTTTCAGAGAATGAGTTTTGATTGGGAAAAGTTGAAGGCTTTGGCTGCCACCCACTCCCCTGCTGCTGCCTTTCTGGTGTTGGCTGCCTCCAGAGCCATCCCTGGCTGGCAGGACTCTCCTTTCTTGCCAGTTTCAGCCCTTTGATCCTCTGCCAGGCAGAGGCTGCCCATGGCGCAGGCCAGCCTCCCTCAGCTGTCCCTAGTAGGCAACTTGGCAAAGGACATGATCCAGGACACACCAGGACCAGGTAGGTCAGCCCCAATGTCTCCTTCACCTCTGGTCCTCAAAGCACCTCCGAGGAAGGCGAGTACAAGCAGCAGGCAGGGACAAACAACTACTTTAGTAGGTctggttgtgtgtgttgtgtgccttcaagttgtttctgacttatggcaaccccacagCAAACATACCATAAGGTTTTCTGGCTGAGatcagttcagaggaggtttgccatggtcttcccctgaggctgagagagtgtgactttctcaagatcaggtttacatggccaaactagGGACTTTTCCCAAATTGAATGGTAGATGTCTCTCTGCCCCCcacatgttttcttcttctttactgcACATACAGTCAGAGAGAACAGTGGAGAAAACTTGGAAGCGAGTGTCCTGGAATCACTTTGTTCTGTTAAGCGTCTGCCTAGTTTTTTCGAAGGGAAAACAGTGTAAAAGATTATCTGGATTTTCCTGTAGCACAGAGTCCCCATTAGAAGGTAAAGAACTACATGGATATATATGTTTTTCGAGTTCTGGTCCTTTCAAAATCAGGGAGCATTTGCTTGTAGCATACTACAGAGAGAAGCAGCTATTAGGAAACTGGCTGCTCTTGCGACTAGCCTATGTACCAGCCTTGTCCAGGTCGAGCTATTGGCATATGTTTTCCCATCTTAGTTAATGCGGCTTCTTGCCTATTGGTGTCCTGGGGTGAAATCTAATTCCATCAAAAGCTTGATTAAAAACAATCAACGTCTATTGAATTAATGTCCAAACAGCTCTCATGCTTGAAAAAGGAGATACAAGTCCAGTGGCTGATGAATTTCTTTTAGGTGCAGCGTAAGAACCAGGGACATTTCTACAAGAAAATGCATGGATTTTAAATGAATCTGAAAATTGCTGAACCTGAGGATATTTGGGAAATGGCACAATTTAGCTGATGAGAGGAATAAGATTACCTAGGATGCTGACTTAACCAGATCCCAGGGCAAAGGATTTAACTTTATGCAGCATGCTGTACTGattgcttttctctttctttcttataatCTATTTCAAACACTCTGGGAAAGTAATGAATGACTCTTCCTCATTCTTTTTCCCCCAGACTGTCCTAAACAGCTGAGAAGGAATTGTTGAATATTCAGTTGTTGCTTCATTAGTTGAATACATGGATTATGAACCTTGTGATGTAAATAAAACCTTGCAGCTTATTTCAGGCTCCCTTTGTCAACACAAGAGCAGGATTTGTTCCCCCAGTGATTCAAAGTGGTGttaccctccttccttccttccttccttccttccttccttccttccttcctttttttaaaaatcaggtttAGCACAGTAGCTTTCTGTTCCCATCACATTCTCACATTGATGGACTGGCGTTACATAACCAGTTACCTTGAACATCATACATGACTCCAGATCAGGCATATGTCCAGAGGATAAGCTCACATTCAAAGCAGGCAGGAAGGTTTGTCTGCATAttcaaaaacagttgaaaaaggaATTGTTTCAAAGAAAGTTTTCTGATGATACCAGGATTTGTTTATTTCTTGATGTAGGGATTGCAGTAAAGGATAAACTCTAGATTTAAATCCCCTAGCCTGGTCAGGACAATGCATACAAATATATACCTACAAGTCTCAGCAAAACCATTTATTTTGCCTTTTATTTCCCATCATTTTCTTAAAGAAACACCTTTTCATATTTTCCATAATAGATCACCTTCCATAAGCCCCTCGGGTAATAGAACCTTTTGGCCTCATTCAGTGAAAACGGCCTGAGGCTAGAAAACAGTTTAGCAGTTTCTATAATAAAAACAAGAGTCTATGCAATCATAATAAAACTGTAAGGATTATTAAACCAAGGCAGCATCTCAGACTACGATTAAGGCTGCATCAAACATATTCCCCCTATTAAAAATGGAGCAATAATGTCAAATCTAGGTTATCATACAACAGAAGGAGATGAACATTGTAGATTaaggaatttttaaagaaaagatacaTCGTTTCTCTAAACTATTGATTCTTTAGATGGTCTGAAGCAATTTTACAAGGTAATTTTGATCCTTTTGGGGTCAGGTGATGCCTCTACTTCTAAAAAATCTCTCACCCTTTGTCCATGTTAGTACTAAGTCATAAAAGTACAGGAACTAAAACTACATTCAAGAAGGAACATGTTTTTCTATCAGACCCTAGGAGTACCTGTTCAGATTGCACTCTAAGCCTTTTAAACATTGTCAGTGAATACAGAGGAGGGAAAATGTAAATGAGAATTACATTCTCCAACCCTGCTCCTGTATCTCTCTGCATTAACATTATATGAAGAACCCTTCAGGATCAGAGGCCTATATAGACCACTATTCTGTTTCTACAGTGGCCAGCCACATACAAATGGCAAGGCCATAACGAGGACATGAGCAAAACCGTTATGAAGATGCTTCTCCTGCTCATGTTCCCCTGCAACTGGAGAGTAGAGTAGAAGCACAGTGCTTCTATtactgggatatatatatatatatatatatatatatatatatatatccccacacacatatatccGTCATCATGAACATTCATTCATTAGAGATGTAAGTCTTCACTTATTTCAAATATTGGCCCTGTGGTGGGCATTATGCATTTTTTCaactttttaattataattttacacatttcaggactttttaatgaaaattcttttttcacaaaatgcattggattctttgcattaaaatgcaacatttttacatcaaaattttgcatttttcagaAAATATATACTGCTTCCtattgaaaaagagaaaaaaattgcaaatccatcttgtggcagtgaattccacagtttaactctTCCTTTTAACTGTCCTTAACTTCCCACCACACAAATCATACATAGTTTTATACTCTATTGCATTCACTTTGTTTGCCTTTTCTAAAGCTAATGAGCTACAAATGTTGCATGTTCAATTGGTGCCTTATTTTTGAGGTGTTGTTGTTCAAAGTCTTTCAAGTGTGGTTGAATCATCATGAATTTGTAGTATGATgctgataattttatttttaatttcctttttgatGGTGGCTGATGTGACATTTACAGTTTTCAAAGTAGCTGCCCACTGATCTGACATTTTCATCCAGTGGTGCACCATAACCCCAAAATTTCTTTCTTTGTCAGTCACTGCCTGCTCAGTACCCATCACTGTAAATGTGCAGTTAGGATTTGTTGACACAGTGTGTATCATTTTACATAGTGAATTACATTTGCATTGCAGACTGTTTACATGGaacttcattttctctttttatgtATATCCATTTCCCTGAACTTGGCTATTTAGCTTAGCCTGAGTTACCTGGAGTAACTTGCTATAAAGGTGACTTCGTGTTAAATGTCATTTAGAaggctttctctttcttccttttcaagaCTCGGTTCTTTTCAGAGCAAATGCTTTCCTTCAGTTACTGCATTGGAATGCACTTTTGACATATCTGTATCTGGCAGTATTAGGCTAGTGGATAGGTGGATGTAAAAAGGATTTCAGTTCCTGTTCCAAATTCCCAAACAAACATGTGAACAGAGCTTCCCAAGCACCCAGGTTTTATGACTGTGcatgcatacactcacacacCTGTATACATACACACTTGCATAGTCCATGTATTCATGGACTATGTGAAAATGGCTCCAGGTTTACTTATTCTGGGAAGCACCATAGACAATGATGTTTAGGCCCTGAAACAGAAATTGTCCTGGGCCTCAGGTTTCATGCAGAAACCTGCTTGTTCCATGCCTGTAAACAAAGGGGTGGGACTTATGCACCCCTCCCAAAGTTgcagaactgcagttcccattagccTTATCCATGATCACCAGCAGTGAgtaacaatatttggagggccacatgattcccttCCCTGTTGTATAACAAGTAATTTTTTACATATTGAAAGCATTTACAGAAACTCCTTGGCTCTTGAATGATCTAGgagatgagattttaaaaaaaatacaatcagTAGTTGTTAAAGGAAAGAGGGGGGGAATCCTTGCTAGCCcgtgtgtgtgtaaaatcctTCTCAAGTTCTCAGTGAGTGAAACATAGGCATTAATAGATTTTCCCCTCTTTGTCTCCACACTTGCTTAGCATGACCACTCctgaaaatatttgttaaaaGATTGACTCAGAATGTGCAAGCTCAACGCCAGTTTGCCTCTTTGGATTTTGGCTAGTCTGAGTGCATTCAGAACAAGTCAAGACCAAGAAGTGTTTCAGCTTTACTTCTCCAAGATGGTGCTTTTGTTGAAAACaaagaatacattttaatttatttagagtatttctgTATCGCCTTCCAGACCCCAGGGGTTCCCAAGGTGACTTGTTTGCAAAATGAAACCATCTTGACCATCCACTTGACCATGGGGAAAGAAGCAGCTTCTCAGATGTTCCCAGAGAAAGAGTCGTAGTTGTGGAGCTGCCACTAAAAAGGACCTGTACCTGGTTGCTATTAATCATATGGCCAAAGGAGGCAAGGCTGAGGAAACATCCAATGGAAATGTCTCAAAGTTTGGGCAGGTCTATCTGGGCAAAAGCTAGTGTTGTCCTGGTTTGTCAGTGACTTTAAAAGATCAATACCAGCAGTTTAAATTGAATTCAGAAATTGATTAGGAATCAGTACAGTTGGACTGTTTCCATTAAGGCTTACTAATCAATATCCAGACAGCTGCCTTTTGTATCAGCTGCAGTTTCTAAATTATCTTTAAAGGCAGTCCCACAAAGCCAGAGAAAGTTGAAATACTGTACTCAAGTCTGGGTATACCTGTGGTATGTCCAGCTATATCTATAGGCTGACAAAATATTCTACTAAACTACTATTGTCAACTACAGATCCAGAGAAAGTGCCAAGTCTAGGATCTCCACTGATTGGGATTTCCCCTTTCCTGGGAGTACAGCTCATAAATAACAGAATCCCCAACCAACAACagctccatcttgtctggattcagtttcagattGTTAAATCAGAGCAGACTTCAGAGGAGAGACTTACAAGCTTTTTTAGAATTTAAATACGATTGCTATATTATCAGCTGGGGAGGGGATATTTATATTCCTTTTCAATAACacaactctttttttccttcctttcctttcctctgtctttccttctctctttctttctctctctagttTCAGAAATGAACTTAGATATTTATTAGTTAAATTCAAAGCATGTTGTTTGCAGGTGGTGATACAGAAATCTCTTATAAGAGATTTCTCCTGACCTTCCCCCATTGCTTAGCTATTCTGAATTCTGTGTCTTGCACATGCTTCCTTGTGTGGAAGTGATTTGTCAGTAGTGACTGAGCAGATTTAAGAAAAACAGAGGCAGACTGCAATTTGCAAACGGGGTCTTTGCAGACTAAACTCTCCCTGGACTCTCatgttctttttctcccttttgccaCAGGAGCTGGAGCCGCTGTAGAGACCAGTGCCCAGGGTAGCCAGCCATGATAGCCACTGGAGGCCTTTTGCGGATCTCAGCCAGAAAACAGGATCCCCTGAGGCCTCAGAGCCAAGGCCCCAAACGCAAGCGCAAAGCCAAAAAGAAACGCAAAAacgatgtggtggtggtgaagggaaAGCTGAAGCTCTGCTCTATCTCAGGCCTCATTGCTCTCTGTGGTATCCTGGTGTTGCTTGTGGGAATTGCCTTGGCGGTCATGGGCTATTGGCCCAAACCACATTACCGGGCAGGGAGCCTTGGTAACAGGCATCTTCCATCCTCACATGGGAGTGCCACCTTCAGCCGTTCCAGGAACCAAACAGAAGGGCCAGGAGAATATCCCCGGGAAGGCTCAGGGACCAACTCCTCTTTCATGAACAGCAAAAGGaacctcctcccttcctctcctgcccCCTCGCCCACCTCTAAAAGCTTCCTTCTTCAGCTTTTCTCACAGTATTTGCATTCAGACAAACTTAAGGTGCTTGGACCCCTCATCATGGGCATTGGCATCTTCCTCTTCATTTGTGCCAATGCAGTGCTCCATGAGAACCGTGACAAAAAGACAAAGATTATCAATCTAAGGGATTTGTACTCCACTGTCATAGATGCACATAGCCTTCGGACAAAGGATGGACCCCCCTCTGCTTCTGTTGCCCCAGTTCCTATCAATGGCTTTGTTAACTATGTACAGCCACGAGGAGTAGAGTTGAAACCTGGTGGCAGCTCTGGGGAAACTTTAGCCAAGACTGCCTGGCACCCAATGGTAAGtgctcctctctcccctccagatTTGGCTTCATCCCCACgctgctgctcctcttcctctcctcggCAATTgcagcaaagacaaacccccagCTTGGCTGAGGCTGTATATAGTATATATCGGGAGAGGGCAGCCTTGGCTAGGACTGCTCATAGCCCACCTTGCAGCCCCCCCAGATGGCTGGGACCAGCGCAGTACTGCCAGTTCCATTGTGGGTTCCTCACTCAGCACTTTCACTTTGCTGCCGTTGGCTCAAGGAGAAGTGGCACAGGGAGACCGAAGTGGCTGGCAAAGGCCCCTGGGAGAACGAGGGGCCAAGGAAATACCTCGGGGAGAGTTTGAGCACAGCCTGAAAGACCTCAGGAGCAGCTACATAGACTCAGAGCAAGGACATGCAACTGTGGCCAGGACGGGTAAGCGCAAGCTGGTTCTTCGACGCCAAAGCACAAGCTGCCTCCCTGATGCCAGGAGATCCCTCACCCCTGAATCCTCTCAGACATTGGATAGTAGCACAGACCTAGACTCCAGTCTTTTAGTTAAAGCCTCATCTTCCACCTACTCTAAATCCCTTGATTTGGGAGACCCTCCAACACCAGCTGTGGCTAGGAGAGATTCCCAGGGATCTCAGTGTGATCAGTACCGAAGCAATAAGGGCTATACCCCACTGGAGGAGACAGGCACCTCTTTGGAATCTGTTGCCAACACACCAGCCCATAAAACCCAGGACTGCAAAGGGAGCTCCAGTGGGGACATGCCTTCTTCAAAGGACACCAGCAGAGAACAAACAGAACAACAGCCTTTGAGAATTCAGAgacagtatacaaataaagagaAACTTTTCATGATCTCCAGGTCAGACACCACAGTGGAGCTGGAGGAAGCAGACCTGGAAAACACCGGTGTTtcag
This genomic window from Sceloporus undulatus isolate JIND9_A2432 ecotype Alabama unplaced genomic scaffold, SceUnd_v1.1 scaffold_15, whole genome shotgun sequence contains:
- the LOC121917308 gene encoding LOW QUALITY PROTEIN: transmembrane protein 200C-like (The sequence of the model RefSeq protein was modified relative to this genomic sequence to represent the inferred CDS: deleted 1 base in 1 codon) — encoded protein: MIATGGLLRISARKQDPLRPQSQGPKRKRKAKKKRKNDVVVVKGKLKLCSISGLIALCGILVLLVGIALAVMGYWPKPHYRAGSLGNRHLPSSHGSATFSRSRNQTEGPGEYPREGSGTNSSFMNSKRNLLPSSPAPSPTSKSFLLQLFSQYLHSDKLKVLGPLIMGIGIFLFICANAVLHENRDKKTKIINLRDLYSTVIDAHSLRTKDGPPSASVAPVPINGFVNYVQPRGVELKPGGSSGETLAKTAWHPMVSAPLSPPDLASSPRCCSSSSPRQLQQRQTPSLAEAVYSIYRERAALARTAHSPPCSPPDGWDQRSTASSIVGSSLSTFTLLPLAQGEVAQGDRSGWQRPLGERGAKEIPRGEFEHSLKDLRSSYIDSEQGHATVARTGKRKLVLRRQSTSCLPDARRSLTPESSQTLDSSTDLDSSLLVKASSSTYSKSLDLGDPPTPAVARRDSQGSQCDQYRSNKGYTPLEETGTSLESVANTPAHKTQDCKGSSSGDMPSSKDTSREQTEQQPLRIQRQYTNKEKLFMISRSDTTVELEEADLENTGVSAK